Proteins encoded together in one uncultured Sphaerochaeta sp. window:
- a CDS encoding polysaccharide deacetylase family protein, producing MRIKLVCVLVFLLSMGSLFAEPQGESPYAPSVRYWSNEQDSTLTAQPMIPLRSEPKLLVLLYHNVVFGRTGNVYNRDLYNFENDLLFVKRNYTLTNFKQLLTSSNDTKTDKAIITFDDGDLSLYAIVFPLFKAYELEATIFLVPSYIGEVGYMSWDQVREMSDYRTGDGRKLFYFESHSQTHRMMGDLGEEEIRWELQQSKQIIEEEVGEPVTVLALPFGSGAGDERIISAAYDLGYQAIRTSKPEARLLTKINPWMIGAMNVENYSSDVLVQNVLTLMGKRK from the coding sequence ATGAGAATTAAACTTGTGTGTGTTTTGGTCTTTCTCCTAAGCATGGGGTCCCTGTTTGCAGAGCCGCAGGGGGAGTCCCCCTATGCCCCCAGTGTTCGTTACTGGAGTAATGAACAAGACTCAACTCTTACTGCGCAGCCAATGATCCCTCTTCGCTCTGAGCCTAAGCTATTGGTTCTGCTCTACCATAATGTGGTTTTTGGCCGTACCGGTAATGTCTACAACCGTGATCTATACAATTTTGAGAATGACCTTTTATTCGTGAAAAGGAACTATACGCTCACCAACTTCAAGCAGTTGCTTACCAGTTCGAATGATACCAAGACGGATAAAGCCATCATCACGTTCGATGATGGAGACCTCTCCCTGTATGCAATTGTATTCCCCCTATTCAAGGCGTATGAATTGGAAGCGACCATCTTCCTGGTTCCTTCATACATAGGTGAGGTGGGATACATGAGCTGGGATCAGGTAAGGGAAATGAGTGATTACCGAACTGGGGATGGTCGTAAGCTGTTCTACTTTGAATCGCACTCTCAGACCCATCGGATGATGGGTGATCTGGGTGAGGAAGAAATCAGGTGGGAGTTGCAGCAATCGAAGCAGATCATTGAGGAAGAAGTTGGAGAGCCTGTTACTGTCTTGGCACTTCCTTTTGGCAGTGGTGCAGGAGATGAGAGAATTATCAGTGCAGCCTATGATCTTGGGTATCAAGCAATCAGGACATCAAAGCCTGAAGCCCGACTCCTAACCAAGATTAATCCCTGGATGATTGGAGCCATGAATGTCGAGAACTACAGCAGTGATGTATTGGTGCAGAACGTACTCACACTGATGGGAAAACGGAAATGA
- a CDS encoding serine protease — translation MKKPLSVLFLSFLFVSCALFAEETTLMKTRPKELAFGGLHWRTKSSITPTSPGPNYFSAESSAVWVDDWGLHLTLKQHDEKWWATEIFTRERVGYGTYTFTVETDAASYDPHVVAGFFTWDTAPEEYNREIDIEFAAWGSPDGTKFQYVVQPYTDPNRIEVFDPELNGNLTTHRIVWTPEDVSFASYHGAVDPDEIESERMLINRWSYPESPSEGKVRFRINLWLYQGKAPAYPVHLVVTSFLFEKWKP, via the coding sequence ATGAAAAAGCCACTATCTGTGCTCTTTCTGAGTTTTCTCTTCGTCTCTTGTGCGCTCTTTGCAGAGGAAACCACACTGATGAAAACAAGGCCAAAGGAGCTTGCCTTTGGTGGTCTGCACTGGAGGACAAAGAGCAGCATCACGCCAACCAGTCCTGGGCCAAACTATTTCAGTGCAGAATCTTCCGCTGTCTGGGTTGATGACTGGGGTCTGCATCTTACACTCAAGCAGCATGATGAGAAGTGGTGGGCTACCGAAATCTTTACCCGGGAGCGGGTAGGGTATGGAACCTACACCTTCACCGTGGAAACAGATGCTGCATCATATGACCCCCATGTTGTTGCAGGATTTTTTACCTGGGATACTGCACCAGAGGAGTACAACAGGGAGATCGATATTGAATTTGCGGCCTGGGGATCACCGGACGGTACAAAATTTCAGTATGTCGTTCAGCCCTATACTGATCCAAATAGGATTGAGGTATTTGATCCAGAACTGAATGGAAATCTCACCACCCATCGCATAGTCTGGACTCCCGAGGATGTCTCCTTTGCTTCCTATCATGGGGCTGTTGATCCCGATGAGATAGAGAGTGAGCGTATGCTTATCAACAGATGGAGCTATCCAGAGAGTCCAAGTGAAGGAAAGGTACGATTTCGGATCAACCTCTGGCTCTATCAGGGAAAAGCCCCTGCATACCCTGTTCATCTGGTTGTTACTTCGTTTTTGTTTGAGAAGTGGAAGCCTTGA
- a CDS encoding glycosyltransferase: MSNALAISLTIGVLCFDLLLLLAILTTRLARGLQERKERSLEKRLLEQLQYETLHLEAFKTKDLLRLFSRLSPALRFNEALELQFLNHLTDTSYMKKIGKRLRGFSVLGRIEAAAKLRNLAKVPRIKETLLDALKQEKNPVVILYLFQALARIGEKKALSIMLKKLHYSTSWMAGRYRSLLLGYKSQLLPYLLKRLNRKSPAMRLLICEYALLYSTESLKEYLVEQAQTPNKQVRNTALKALCRHFPKRLLVPEFKEPHFQDTLPYVIKAYANLQDKRLIHEMLAYSNHTRLHDDLVQGLTEMSERSPSLISLLLTRFVKHTSSQQKTILAKVLDNRLSYILESHEGPLSPQLSDLLTTLAEQLHISGLIQFLNTTKNKEKQEEVLTLIKQRAKKHKRLRELLIMYVDPNLLERMQLKPHNPKGPGATPHQERPQRLMLILLLVATLLVFPLLILAKELPNLIDLNAREILNLYVVRFNYLLVYYSVTINIIYLAVLAVSFRAANTQNRLWRAKDGQMLFQKGLLPSVSIIAPAYNEASNIIESTNSLLNQQYPDYELIVVNDGSKDATLKTLIEYYNLEKQDKMVSRRLSTRPLRGIYMNKSIPNLIVVDKVNGGKADSLNLGLNTATKEFFCGIDADSLLEPDALLKAVSVMLDTPIESIATGGNICPVNGCTVELGTLDNVRLPDNFLARLQSLEYIRSFMTGRVGWASMNLLLIISGAFGIFHRERTIATGGYLTKSGKFHKDTVGEDMELVVRLSRYMREKHKPYRVQYACNANCWTEVPEKWKVLRRQRNRWHRGLIDIMLFHSSMIGNPRYGRLGMVGMLYYFIFELLGPFVEAQGLLFVILGAVLGLLNLPIALMLFTATIGLGILVSLSAVFISEYDRPLYSGRDISRLLAMAVVENFGVRQVISLLRVSAYFSAMRKNRGWGAQVRVGFKASTSQTKTK; this comes from the coding sequence TTGTCTAATGCACTAGCCATCAGCTTGACAATTGGAGTCCTCTGTTTTGATCTTCTCCTCTTGCTTGCCATCTTGACCACCCGTTTGGCAAGAGGGTTACAAGAGAGAAAAGAACGATCGCTTGAGAAGCGCTTGCTTGAACAATTGCAATACGAGACGCTTCATCTGGAAGCATTCAAGACAAAAGACTTGCTCAGGCTTTTCTCCCGACTTTCTCCAGCATTACGGTTCAATGAGGCATTGGAATTGCAATTTCTCAATCATCTGACCGACACCTCCTACATGAAAAAGATAGGTAAGCGACTTAGGGGGTTCTCCGTACTAGGAAGAATCGAGGCAGCAGCAAAACTCAGAAATTTGGCAAAGGTCCCTAGGATCAAGGAAACACTGCTTGATGCACTCAAGCAAGAGAAAAACCCGGTGGTTATCCTCTATCTGTTCCAGGCACTGGCGCGCATAGGAGAGAAAAAGGCACTTTCCATCATGCTCAAGAAACTCCATTACTCCACTTCCTGGATGGCTGGGCGCTACCGCTCCCTCTTGTTGGGATACAAGAGTCAGTTGCTTCCCTATCTCCTTAAACGGCTGAATCGAAAAAGTCCTGCTATGAGGCTGCTTATTTGTGAGTATGCCCTGCTCTATTCGACTGAATCGCTCAAGGAATACCTGGTCGAACAAGCACAAACACCCAATAAACAAGTCCGCAATACTGCACTGAAAGCACTTTGCCGGCATTTCCCGAAGCGGTTGCTTGTTCCAGAGTTCAAGGAGCCTCACTTTCAGGATACGCTTCCCTATGTTATCAAGGCATATGCCAATCTTCAGGATAAGCGTCTGATTCATGAAATGCTGGCATACTCAAATCATACCAGATTGCATGATGATCTGGTCCAAGGGCTTACGGAGATGAGCGAGCGCTCTCCATCGCTCATATCCCTGTTGCTCACACGATTCGTAAAGCATACGTCATCACAGCAAAAGACAATCCTTGCAAAAGTACTGGATAACCGACTCTCCTATATATTGGAGTCACATGAGGGCCCTTTGAGCCCCCAGCTATCAGACCTACTCACCACCTTGGCCGAACAACTCCATATCAGTGGATTGATCCAATTCCTCAATACCACCAAGAACAAAGAGAAACAGGAAGAGGTCCTCACACTTATCAAGCAACGTGCGAAGAAACATAAAAGACTCAGGGAGTTGCTTATCATGTATGTCGATCCGAATCTTTTAGAGAGGATGCAACTCAAACCTCACAACCCAAAAGGACCTGGTGCTACACCTCACCAGGAACGCCCTCAGCGGCTCATGCTCATCCTTCTCTTGGTAGCCACGCTTTTGGTTTTCCCTCTACTCATCCTTGCAAAAGAGCTACCTAACCTGATCGATCTCAATGCCCGTGAAATACTCAACCTGTATGTAGTCCGGTTCAACTATTTGCTTGTCTACTACTCTGTCACGATCAATATCATCTACCTTGCTGTATTGGCAGTCTCGTTCAGGGCAGCAAACACCCAGAACCGACTTTGGAGAGCCAAGGATGGCCAGATGCTCTTCCAGAAAGGCCTCCTCCCTTCCGTATCCATCATTGCCCCAGCGTATAATGAAGCAAGCAATATCATAGAAAGTACCAATAGTCTGCTGAACCAACAGTATCCTGACTATGAGCTGATTGTGGTCAACGATGGCTCCAAGGATGCAACCCTGAAAACCTTGATCGAGTACTACAACCTGGAGAAACAGGACAAGATGGTCTCCAGAAGACTTTCAACCCGTCCACTACGTGGAATATACATGAACAAGAGCATCCCCAATCTCATCGTGGTAGACAAAGTGAATGGGGGAAAGGCTGATAGCTTGAATCTTGGTTTGAATACTGCAACCAAGGAGTTCTTTTGCGGTATCGATGCCGACTCTCTCCTTGAGCCCGATGCGCTCCTGAAGGCAGTCTCCGTTATGCTTGATACACCTATTGAGAGTATCGCCACAGGGGGAAACATCTGTCCGGTAAATGGATGCACCGTTGAGTTGGGCACACTGGACAACGTGCGCCTTCCTGATAACTTCCTGGCCAGATTACAAAGTCTGGAATACATTCGGTCCTTCATGACTGGACGTGTTGGGTGGGCAAGCATGAACCTGTTGCTCATTATCAGCGGAGCTTTTGGTATTTTTCATCGGGAAAGAACCATCGCCACCGGAGGATACTTAACTAAGAGTGGCAAGTTTCATAAGGATACCGTGGGAGAGGACATGGAATTGGTGGTCCGTCTCTCCCGGTACATGAGGGAGAAACACAAGCCCTACCGTGTCCAGTATGCATGCAATGCAAACTGCTGGACCGAGGTTCCTGAAAAATGGAAGGTGCTTCGCCGCCAGAGAAATCGTTGGCATCGCGGCCTGATAGACATCATGCTCTTCCACAGTTCCATGATTGGTAATCCTAGGTATGGACGTCTTGGTATGGTTGGGATGCTCTACTACTTCATCTTCGAATTACTTGGCCCATTCGTTGAAGCACAGGGGTTGTTGTTTGTGATACTGGGGGCCGTCCTTGGATTGCTCAATCTCCCCATTGCCTTGATGCTCTTCACTGCTACCATTGGTTTGGGAATCCTGGTTTCCCTCTCAGCCGTGTTCATCAGTGAGTATGATAGACCACTCTACTCAGGGAGAGATATCTCCAGATTGCTTGCAATGGCCGTTGTTGAGAACTTCGGGGTACGGCAAGTGATCAGCTTGCTTCGTGTTTCGGCCTATTTTAGTGCCATGAGGAAGAATCGCGGTTGGGGAGCCCAGGTCAGGGTGGGTTTCAAGGCTTCCACTTCTCAAACAAAAACGAAGTAA
- a CDS encoding diguanylate cyclase: MNDLSKPVEIADNLFWVGSENTHKYLQCNPYLYISGETGVLFDPGSALDGEIVIEKVKSLIPLSHLEAIVCSHQDPDLCMAIPLFEKAGFKGVICCHERAALLIQYYGIQSTFYLVNYHQFSYTMKSGESIGIIFTPYLHFPGAIMSYLPRQQVLVSGDLFGSVTADWHLYADEDYLDGMIAFHEVYMPSHDILASAMDLLDSYPLNMICPQHGSILPTALIEPAISTLKKLPCGLFLETPAKDLDEEGGVRSLLDQILTRLITIHGADEIRVMFKQSPFAVNTKLRKITKSSIDDDSIWNAFFSFLGEQRSGTQYLASISSMVELLCKKYGIPLPESLNSVLFRSQTETEENRRQVQLLQTQLKKFEEDLHRDPITKLYNQEFYLAWLERELSGISTQKKTITSCVMNIDNLDRINLDFGSIEGDKTLRLLATLLIEHVESQVQVCRIGGSAFALLYISIEKDEVIDRVTKLRNLIHEDDRFIVPINISMGIFHSSEIPQALHQDPEQMALLVNQSTLFRVRLAKKQGGGIVSSSTNVASSSAVFTVLLIDNPGFSRDLIQHTLEKHSLRVLTADNGLAAKESVLTESVDLILCELLIPKISGLTLKKQLLATPSAGKIPFILMSVNKQEQTVKRAQSLGIMHFFSRPIALYELVGLIEILAKKGA; this comes from the coding sequence ATGAATGACCTCTCCAAACCTGTGGAAATTGCAGATAATCTCTTTTGGGTTGGTTCAGAGAACACCCACAAGTACCTGCAATGCAACCCATATCTCTATATCAGTGGAGAGACAGGGGTCTTGTTTGATCCCGGATCTGCCTTGGATGGAGAGATTGTCATCGAGAAAGTGAAAAGTCTGATCCCCCTCTCACATCTGGAGGCAATCGTCTGCAGCCATCAGGACCCCGACCTATGCATGGCCATTCCCCTGTTCGAGAAAGCAGGTTTTAAAGGTGTTATCTGTTGTCATGAACGTGCTGCCCTGTTGATCCAATACTATGGCATACAGAGCACATTCTACCTGGTGAATTACCATCAATTCTCTTATACCATGAAGAGTGGAGAATCCATAGGGATTATCTTCACCCCCTACTTGCATTTTCCTGGTGCAATCATGAGCTACCTTCCCAGGCAGCAGGTCTTGGTAAGTGGGGACCTGTTCGGCTCTGTCACCGCTGATTGGCATCTCTATGCTGATGAGGATTATCTGGATGGAATGATTGCATTCCATGAAGTCTACATGCCAAGCCACGACATCCTTGCATCTGCAATGGATCTTCTGGACAGTTATCCACTGAATATGATTTGCCCTCAACACGGTTCAATCCTGCCTACAGCATTGATTGAACCAGCAATTTCTACACTTAAAAAATTGCCTTGTGGGCTCTTTTTGGAGACCCCCGCCAAGGACCTGGACGAAGAGGGAGGCGTCAGGAGCTTGCTCGACCAGATTCTCACCCGCCTGATAACCATCCATGGAGCGGATGAGATCAGGGTGATGTTCAAGCAAAGTCCTTTCGCGGTGAACACAAAACTCCGAAAGATAACAAAGAGTAGTATCGACGATGATTCAATTTGGAATGCATTCTTCAGTTTCTTGGGCGAACAACGCTCAGGAACACAGTATCTTGCCTCAATTTCCAGCATGGTTGAACTCTTGTGCAAAAAATATGGGATACCTTTGCCTGAATCACTGAACTCTGTTTTGTTCCGCTCACAAACAGAAACAGAGGAGAACAGAAGACAAGTACAACTTCTCCAGACCCAGCTCAAGAAATTTGAAGAAGACTTGCATCGTGATCCGATCACAAAACTGTATAACCAGGAGTTCTATCTGGCATGGTTGGAGAGGGAGCTCTCTGGAATATCCACCCAGAAGAAGACCATCACCTCATGTGTGATGAATATTGACAACCTGGATCGGATCAATCTCGATTTCGGAAGTATCGAAGGAGATAAGACACTCCGTTTGCTTGCTACACTTCTGATCGAACATGTAGAGTCGCAGGTACAGGTTTGCCGTATTGGAGGCAGTGCATTTGCACTTCTCTATATATCCATTGAAAAAGATGAGGTTATCGATCGCGTCACAAAGCTGAGAAACCTGATTCACGAAGATGATCGATTCATCGTCCCCATCAATATTTCCATGGGTATTTTCCACTCTTCAGAAATACCGCAAGCACTGCACCAGGACCCTGAACAAATGGCTCTGCTGGTTAACCAATCAACCCTGTTCAGAGTACGTTTGGCAAAGAAGCAGGGAGGAGGTATTGTCTCCAGCTCAACGAATGTTGCCAGCAGTAGTGCTGTATTTACCGTGCTCCTGATTGACAACCCTGGTTTTTCCCGTGACCTGATCCAACACACTTTGGAAAAACATTCACTGCGTGTGCTTACTGCAGACAATGGTCTTGCAGCAAAGGAGAGTGTGCTTACCGAATCTGTGGATCTCATTCTCTGTGAATTGCTTATCCCAAAAATCAGCGGGCTCACATTGAAAAAGCAACTGTTGGCAACTCCCTCTGCCGGCAAGATTCCTTTCATCCTCATGTCAGTGAACAAACAGGAGCAAACGGTGAAGCGGGCACAGAGTTTAGGCATCATGCATTTTTTCTCCCGCCCTATCGCACTCTATGAGCTAGTTGGCCTGATCGAAATACTTGCTAAGAAGGGGGCTTGA